CTGGAACAACTTTGTCAGGAACAGCGGCTCTGAAATAGTTTGCTCCATCGTAGTGATCAGGATGAAAGGGATCATAGTCGCTGATAACAAAAACACAATGGCCTGTCCTTGTCATCTCTTGGAGACGACGGCGCATCTCCACAGATTTATGGTAGTTCTTGGTACCCGGTTCAAAAGGGTTACCGCCTTCAAGCTCCGGATATACAAGCGGTCGAATATCATACGGAGGTAGCTTGCCTAGTTTGGCCAACaatcctttcttcttctttgctgGTGCTCCGAGAGCTGCCGCATTGACCGCTTTCGAATTCATGATTGGAATTTGGGGCTTAGGGTTGAGTCTCGTTCTCGGGATTCCAAGAGATGTGAGGATTAATCTactatatatcaatatatgttatacatctcatAGTTGACAATGAATGTTATTTGTCTGACCCAACTCACAAAATATTATTGACTGTCGGATGtgggatgtataacatacattgatgtatactaaAATTTTCTGAAATATGCATATTGAAATGTTCCATGAAAAAATGATCCGAGTCCGAGAAATTATAGTAGTTGAACATGTGTCCCTCTTTTTATTGATCCAGTCATCCAGAGTCCAGACCACCATGTCAGCATGACACCTGGTTATTCGGTCTTAGGATATTTACGCTTTTAGAACATCGTAATTAGGTTTTTCGGAttgaccatatatatatatatatatatatataaaggttTACAAATTAATCTCTAGCCATGATATTTCAAATTTACCTTTCATAATCTCTAGCCGTAATTAGGTTTTTTTAATGTCAACAGCTTCactaattttaaaaattccCAAATTATCCCATGCAGATACAAAGTTCACTAAAATTAATGAAAATCAGAAGGGGTTATTACCGTAACATACCAGAATAATTCTTGAAATATAAATACCAAAGTCTAGAACCGTGCGGCATGAAGAGAAGAATTGCACGATCTAGAGATGAGGGAAACTGTCCGGCACACGTTCTCAAACAAAGACTACACTCTCACAATTTATGATTCacaattcatacaaaagagaGGTAGATCAAAATCAGGATCAAATTATCATGCATCAGCAGACTGTTTGCAGATTCGTTGATGTCAAATTATCTTAGACATGTCATTCATGTATAATGTGAAGGAAATTGGATAAGTTGTTTTTCATATGTATTCATATTCTCAGATAATCTTAGATTTTAAGAATTGATTCTGGGAAGaatgtgtttgtgttttttgGTGAATTAGATACAGAGCAATGGGTTCGTTGGTTATGATGATTGGGTTATCAAGTAGGGAATTAGATTTTCATTCTATTTGAGATTTTATTGACCTCGATAAGTTAATGAAAgtgtttttatgattttgttCAGTTTTGGATCCGTTTGATTTAGTATGAAACTAATTTGTTATGAAAGTGATAAAATGTTAATCCATCAATCATGATTTCTAATCATCTGTCTTGGTGATTGCAGGGGTCATGACTGAAATTATAATAGGGAGACTTGAGGAATGAGAAGGTAAGGCATGCTTTACCGGTTGTCCTTATTTCAAATCAAAGTTTTATTCACGCAAGTGAAGGTgttttcttctccttcaagTCTTGGAGAATTTATATAAGGGGGTTTAAACCATGTGAGTCTTCTCTGAATCTCTAAAACTGATGCAGAGATAATGGATTTCAATAATAGTACAATGGCCTACAGTGGCTTACTGAGTTCTCATatgttatatttttattagagaaaatatttgattggattTGAAGAGCTTTGATTGGATCCCAACCCAAGTTGGTTGGTTCTTTGATTATTCtctttagtattgcaatttatttttttccaaaTGATTGAAATAACTCTGTTGTACTTCTTTCCAAAGTGCCTTCACTTGCAACTGACATAACTCATTACTGCAAACTGATTTAGATCGGCAACTGAGTTATAATGGATCAAAACAATAAGATCGCACTATACTATACCAGGAAGCAATGACAACATGTCTCAGTATTGGTAATTCCATGATGTCATTTAATCTGTTTGTGGCTCCATTGAGACGTTTGTTCTAATAGGGTCAGTTTCTTCACTTTGTTAACTAATTTTTAATTGCATATCACCAATTGGTTAGGTTTCCAACTATAAAAAAGCTGttggttttaaatttttagttGCTCTGAACTTATATGCATGGAAGGTTATACTagagtttcttttctttaaaattaaaGCAAGAGGATGAGTGTTTAAATGCATATATCATTgatcaataattcaatatGATCAATTACGgctagaggtggcaaacgggccgggccggccCATTTTATGCGGGCCAAAACCGTGTATGTACCGTGCTCGGGCCGGCCCATTTATGTATTGTGTCGGGCTCGGCCCAGCCCATTGGCTTAAACATTAGGCCTGGCCCGGCCCACGGCCCAAGCCCATGTCGGGTCGGGCCATCCTATTTGCATTATAatgttttattaaaataaaaaaaattgtaattagaatatttatcttatataactattttacaatagtaaaataaataaaatactataatatatttcataatcttatttctaaaatgtTACATATGTAAAACAATggcatttttcttcattatttgataatatttgtgaaataataaagttaaaataatgaaatagtcaaaatagtttgatttaaaatgtctaatatttaattatcattattataattgtttaaaaaattatataaaggatataaaattatgtgtttaatggGCCGGCCCATGAATTATCGTGTTCGGGCCGTGTCGGGCTCAAAACGGACTCGGGCAGTGCCAGGCTGATTTTTAATGAGCCGGGCCCATACCGGACTCGGTCTTTTCGGCCCACTTGTCACCTCTAATTACGACATGTTAGTATATGTTATCACCCCTTAAAAGTattcaattcttgtttcagTTTGACACTATTGTGAATTGCTCCATAATATGTTCCTATTTTGCTTCAAATTATAGTTTGCAACTCTTTATTTGTTCTTTACACGGTTACAAGTAATGCTATGAGTTTTATTCTCTGCATTTGGGAATAGAGAAGTAACTGATGTGCTTTCTCTTATATTTGAATCTTTGATGAAGCCtagttgtttctttttctgtcAGTATGTAGTAAGTCcaatcattaaaaaaaactaaatactGCGACAAGGTGTTTGATCAACTTACATCTTTTTGCAACCACCAAAAACAAGTCCTTTTGCTATTTGTTGAATTTGTCATGTGTTTGAAGGTGTTTGATCAACTTATATCCTTTTGCAGCCACCAAAAAGAAGTCATTTTGCTATTTGTTGAATTTGTCACgtgtttgtatatattttcttttcattggTGTCCTCAGGCGTTTAACTTGGAGCATATACAAGTTTGTTGATTGTGTTTCTATAGCTGCATGGACTGATTATGTATAaatgtttattctttttttccaCAATTGTATATGTTTGAAGAGAATGAAATGAAGATTACAACTTTGCTTCATAACAACATAAGAAGCCAACTCTAACATCTTTGTTTCCATTCAACTGTATGCAAATGATCTATTTCCTTGGACCGAGTATATGAATGTATATGTTAGGTTGACttgatatatttttacttttaatttttttaaagtatACTATGTCATATTTATGCCGCACTTCTCATATACGAAGTTTAAAATTTGCAGTATGATTTGGTGACAGTTTTACGTTAAAGACGGTAAATAGAAATCTGCAGCAAACTCAAAGATAACTTATCAAATTTAGTTACACATTGACCTTCAAATGGTATTCAGTGATACATCAAATGCATATAGTATATGCATGATCACAAATAGAATAACATCAGAAGTAAATCTATAATCAAATACAAGATAATTacgcggggggggggggggggggaaatGATATGAAACACTTCGGCAATAAATGATTCGGCTCGCAAGCTAAAACACTGTCATTTCACACATGCGAAAATATTCCTCAATTTTTTGAAAGTTTGCAATGTTTTTGTTCCAGATAGAATTgtcaatttttaaaatttggCAACAACATTTTCACACGCGTGAGCGTGTCCTTTCGTACGTGCATCGCACGAGCAGGAAGGCTAGTATACCATAATATATGATTACCAAGTATGAATGTCTTTGTGGAAATTCATATGGATCTAGGTTGAGAAGTTCACGAAAAAACCCTAAACAACCCGTGGGCTCCATGGCGTCGCCACTCTTCCATGGGAGGAGTCAGCGCTGCTTTTCTGATGACGTCGTAGAGGAAGCTCAATGGCGATCATGCGATGGCACTGGTGAGAATATCCAGCAGCCCATTGAAGATCTTAACGTTTTCGTCGGTGATCGAAACTATGCCTACAAGGTCGTGGTGTTTCAAAACCTTGATGACCTTGGAGTGGTTGATAGTGGCGCAAGGAAGGAGATATCGATCTTGGCCAAGCCGATTAGACTGGATCCTATGGTCAGATGGGATCTTTTTCTTGGGATGGAATTGCAAGAGTGGTTGTCAATAGTGCATGCGGTTTTGGGGCACGATGGTGGTAACTGACAACGGTGGTTGGTTGGTCGTACGTATTAGTGCTTTTCCGATTGGCGAACGGGTCGGCAGTGCTCAACTGTAGCAGCTTTGGCAGCCCAAGCCTGGGCCTGGACCTAGGGTTTAAAGTTTATATACATCAGAGCCGACTCTTGACATGTGCAATGTGGGCACACGCACAGGGCCTCAAGTTTTCAAAGTGTCTTTAATGTCCACTgtgtatttataatatataaactGTAATTGTAAATTAATCTAAAAGTCAAACAAAATTCCCTAAAATAAGATTCTTGtcggaaaaagaagaagagtttAGTCTGTTCAAAGACTTCTCTCATCCAATTTTTCTCTCCTCTCCTTATTCACTTCTTCCCTCTGCCGATCTGCTATTCTGCCATACAACTCATATTTTCCTAATCGTTTCAATGATTTGGATGGAGGACTGAGGGTGAACAAGGCAACAAGCAATCCATTTATCCTGCAATTTAGGGGTCTCATCGATCTATTGATTCACTTCTATCAAGGTGAGTTTTCACTTCCCAAATCTCAATATCCCATTTGTGTATCTCTGATTCTCTCATTCTctaattgttattttcattcacATTGACTTAATTTTAGAAATATGGCTCCTAAAAGAAAAGGTTTGTGTGGATATGCAAAACGTTTGATATCAAAGAGAAGAATAGTGTTGGAGAATTCTATGAAGGGAAGTATGGATAAGTTCATcactagaaaagaaaaacgatTGGGTGAAAATAATGAGAATTTAGTCAATGAAGAGGCAGAAAAGCATAAAGAACCAGAAATTTTGGgtgaaataaatgaaaatttagtcaatgaggaggaagaagagctTAGAGATGTAGAAAGTTTgggtgaaaagaatgaaaatttaGTCAATGAAGAGGCAAAAGATGCAGAACAGAATGACAATGTGATTCCCATAAGTATTTTTGATCCAAGAAATTGGGATAGCTTGGATAAAGAATTGATAGACCTGTTGGCAGAAAAGGGTCCTCAGAGAGATCTTTCAATCGAACATAGTCATGCAGACAAGTTCAAAAGACGTTTCAGCTCTAAGTTTTACACTCGATATTTAGGAAATGGAGAGAAACATGACAGAGAGTGGCTAGTCTATTCAAAGGAGCTCGATAAAGTCTTTTGCTTTTGTTGCAAATTATTTAAAAGAGGGCCAATGAGAGGTCAATTATCTAATGATGGGATGAATGATTGGAGTCATCTTGGCAAGAGACTTAAGGACCACGAAATGAGCGTTGATCATCTCCTCAATGCAAATACTTGGAGTGATTTGCGTCTCAGATTGGAGAGGCATGAAACTATTGATAAAGCTTATCAATACCAAATTAGGAAAGAGAAGGAACACTGGAGGAATGTGCTGAAGAGAATAATTGCAATTGTGAAATTTCTTGCCAAATACAACTTAGCTTTTCGTGGAACTAATGAGAGGCTTTATGAACCGGATAATGGTCACTTTTTGGGTGCAGTTGAGATGATGGCAGAATGTGAAGAAGTGATGGAGGAGCATTGTCGACGCATAATCAGTTCTGAAATTCATATCCATTATCTTGGTCACAACATCCAGAATGAGTTGTTGCATATGATGGTTGTTGAGATCAAAGGTGAAAtcataacaaaaaaatgtgCTGAATACTTCTCTGTGATTCTCGATTGCACATCGGATATTAGTCACCAAGAACAAATGTCTTTGATTCTTAGATGTGTGAATGTTTCTAAGAGTCCAATACAAATTGAAGAGTTCTTCTTGGAGTTTCTACATGTGCATGACACTTCTGGTCAGAGATTATTTGAGGAGCTGGAGGTTGTGTTACATTCTTTGAATCTTGATATCAATAATGTTAGAGGAAAAGGATACGACAATGGGTCAAATATGAAAGGGAAACACCAAGGGGTACAGAAAAAGCTACTAGATATCAATCCTAGACCATTTTACACTCCATGTGGTTGCCATTGTCTAAACTTAACTCTATGTGATGTAACTAATTCTTGTGGGAAAGCAGTAGATTTTTTTGGAGTCTTGCAACGTATTTATACCTTATTTGCAGGCTCTATAAAACGGTGGCAAATTTTGAAAGACAATGTAAAAGGTCTGACTCTCAAACCATTATCCACTACACGTTGGGAAAGTCGTATTGAGAGTGTTAAGCCTCTGCGATTCAATGCTCTTCATATAAGAGAAGCACTACTTCAGCTGGCAGATATTGACAAGGATCCAAAAATTAAAAGTGGTGCAAAGTTGATTGCAACTAATGAGCTAGGTGACTTTGAATTTTTGATGAGCTTGGTGATATGGTATGAAATATTAGATTCTTTTAATACTGTCAGCAAAGTGCTCCAATCTGATGATATGCAAATTGATGTTGCCATAAATTATGTGAAAGGTCTTATTGCTTGGCTTGATCGGTTTAGAGAATCTGGATTCACAAATGCACGTAAGGATGCTAAAGATATTGCTGATACATTAAAGGTTGCTTCTGTTTTTCCAGAAAGACGTCAAATTCAGAGGAAAAGATTCTTTGATGAAAGTAGCAGTGAGccatcaccatcatcttcAGGTGAGGCATCCTTCAGAGTGCAttatttcatgtttattaTAGATCAAGCTAAGGGCTCATTAATCAGAAGGTTTGAACAATATCAAcaatatgaagatatttttgGGTTTATATTCACTTCCGAATCTTTATGCTCCATGCATGATGATGATCTAGAAATGCTTGTATTCATCTTGAGATTACTTTGCGACATGGAGAGAGTTCAGATGTTGAGTGGGGAAGCCTTATTTAGAGAACTAAAATTGTTAAGGGAGGTATTATCTATGGGGAAGATGGTTGCTGCAGATATATTGAGTTTTTTACAAGAAATTAATACTTTTCCAGTTGCTAAAATTACTTATAGGATCTTGTTGACGGTGTCGGTTACCGTTGCTTCTGCTGAGAGGATTTTTTCCAAGTTGAAGTTATTGAAATCTTACTTACGATCAACTATGTCGCAAGAAAGATTAAATGGACTTGCTTTAATTTCAATTGAGAATGAAATGCTTGGAAAGATTAGCTGTAACAAACTGATTGATGACTTTGCAGCTAAGAAGGCAAGGagaaaaatattcaaatgaaagCCTAATGATAGGAGATAAGCTTAGTAAGCCTTATTATTTTGTAAGCTTAATTTGTAATCTGAGATTTTGTAATGAATGTCCAATGATTGTTGCAATGGTTTTCGTAATCAATTAATATATGACTTTGCAAATGTTataattttaagttttcaatTGACTTGATATGTGATTTGAGTTTAGGGCCGCATTTTAAACTTTCGCACATGGTCCTCATAATGTTTGAGCCGGCCCTGATATACATGCATATTTCTATCTTTGTTTGTGGTAGAATGTGcattttatcttttcaatcagGCCAATTTAGATTTCTAGTGAATAGACTTATGCCATGTATCAATTTTGAGATTTTCTTATAACCTCTTTTGTACTCATAGTGGTAGCGAAGAGGTATGTAATGACTATTCTGACATTTGCTTATATAATATCGTTGATGATTTtcctcaagaaaaaaaatacgaATGTCTTTGTGCCTAGCAAGAATTTTATCGTCGAAAAAAGAGAGGCATTAGAATAGATTTATGTGCTCTTATATATGATCTGAACCATGCCATCATGGATTGAGGATAAAGAAAGATATTTATATATGACAGACAAATGATTAGGAAAACAGGTCAAGAATTGTTTGTGTTTAGAAAAAAACCAAGGTGCATTCGATAAGTTTTCCCGAGAGTCTCACCAAAAAAGAAGCAGAAGAAATTTCAGAGAAATAATTGATCATCAATGGCGGAGACATATAGTGGAGTATGCGGAGAACCGATCGATCACGATTTCAGTTAaaaagtaattattttgtgtacacGCCACACCACGTGATACTATTATGTGGTATACCCAGCCAATCatattatgtcataatataattaacatgcacgcggtgaaaatgataaaagtttatttacgaaaaaaatttcaatcctTCCGGAGAACCACAGGTCAATATCCAGTGGTTCTCCTCacctgttatattttgacacgtgaattattacaccaaaattataattttacatatttttattatttgtgaaatgatcaTCATGGATATTGATGATTTTAAAATAGGATTTTagatttagagtttagaattTAAGGTTTAGGATAGGGTATAGGGTATGAAGTATTAGAGTgttgggtttagggtttatggtCTTATATGGtagggttttagaaagaaacccaaaatagtttttgataaaatagcttaaatatgatttttctttttaaatccTACGTATCAAATTGTAATTGGAATGGATGACCACTAGACATTGCGACATGATTCTCCGGGAGGactgaaaaattatataagaaCTAATtagaaacaatcacagtaaaaaatataCCAATAATATTAATGGAGTACGGCACGTGGGATATGtggcgggtatatataataatttctcttaTTTTTGCCCCAATTAAAATCACAATGCAATACATAAATTTTCTATTACTAAAGTAAGAAAGAGATTCCAATAGTTAAATTTTTGAACTACAAAAAAACTCATAGTTTATAACATTTACAAAACTGAATCTAATGTATAAAAGATATCATCGTAATTTATACACtaaactgaaaacaaaacTACCTAAAATATTATGAGAGAGTATAGAAGAAATTTGGAGATTTTGCATGCGCCTAGGGGCAGATAGAAAGACTGGTTGTAATTATTTTGGAACAAAAGTATTATGATATTATCTAACAAACAAGGTATTATTAGCGGTTGAAGTGTTGAACCTCAGACTGCACTTGGTTCATCAGATTTCAGTTAAAGGTCACCCGAAGCACCCAcatccaccaccaccaaactTCTTATCGTCATCGCCATCACCGTCCTGACTTCCATATTTTTTCGGATTCCCAACTTTGACGTCGATGTCATTGCTGTCGCACAGCTTAGCATCCACTGAATAATGAACTTCAGATGTTTCTATAGTTCTCAAAGTCAAAAGAATTGTCACGTTTTCTGTTGCCGGGAACTTATTCTCCTGGTTCACTATGACGACCTGGCTGCGCTTTCTGTATATGGCGTAGAACAGCATCTGAAGGAGACCCAAGACAAACCCTAACCCGTTTGGAAGCTGTATATGAAAAGAGATCGAAATCTAGTAAATTAGTCTGCAAGTAATTAATTACTGTGaatgtaaatgtaatattGGGGATGTAATTACTGTTATGCAGTCTTTGAGGAGCAGTCCATAAGCAAACCACAACACGCCACTCAGAGTAATTTTTCCTGATAAGGTGAAGGGCATGTATTTAACACTTATTGGGAAAGTGGCTATATTGATAAATGGGGTTGTAAGGTTACGAACAAAGTTGGGATTGTTTGAACCCATTTTGATGTTTGATTATGCACAAGCAAAGCTGGGATCCTGGGAT
This is a stretch of genomic DNA from Argentina anserina chromosome 4, drPotAnse1.1, whole genome shotgun sequence. It encodes these proteins:
- the LOC126792332 gene encoding uncharacterized protein LOC126792332 codes for the protein MAPKRKGLCGYAKRLISKRRIVLENSMKGSMDKFITRKEKRLGENNENLVNEEAEKHKEPEILGEINENLVNEEEEELRDVESLGEKNENLVNEEAKDAEQNDNVIPISIFDPRNWDSLDKELIDLLAEKGPQRDLSIEHSHADKFKRRFSSKFYTRYLGNGEKHDRELKDHEMSVDHLLNANTWSDLRLRLERHETIDKAYQYQIRKEKEHWRNVLKRIIAIVKFLAKYNLAFRGTNERLYEPDNGHFLGAVEMMAECEEVMEEHCRRIISSEIHIHYLGHNIQNELLHMMVVEIKGEIITKKCAEYFSVILDCTSDISHQEQMSLILRCVNVSKSPIQIEEFFLEFLHVHDTSGQRLFEELEVVLHSLNLDINNVRGKGYDNGSNMKGKHQGVQKKLLDINPRPFYTPCGCHCLNLTLCDVTNSCGKAVDFFGVLQRIYTLFAGSIKRWQILKDNVKGLTLKPLSTTRWESRIESVKPLRFNALHIREALLQLADIDKDPKIKSGAKLIATNELGDFEFLMSLVIWYEILDSFNTVSKVLQSDDMQIDVAINYVKGLIAWLDRFRESGFTNARKDAKDIADTLKVASVFPERRQIQRKRFFDESSSEPSPSSSGEASFRVHYFMFIIDQAKGSLIRRFEQYQQYEDIFGFIFTSESLCSMHDDDLEMLVFILRLLCDMERVQMLSGEALFRELKLLREVLSMGKMVAADILSFLQEINTFPVAKITYRILLTVSVTVASAERIFSKLKLLKSYLRSTMSQERLNGLALISIENEMLGKISCNKLIDDFAAKKARRKIFK
- the LOC126792333 gene encoding bidirectional sugar transporter SWEET15-like → MPFTLSGKITLSGVLWFAYGLLLKDCITLPNGLGFVLGLLQMLFYAIYRKRSQVVIVNQENKFPATENVTILLTLRTIETSEVHYSVDAKLCDSNDIDVKVGNPKKYGSQDGDGDDDKKFGGGGCGCFG